One genomic region from Prunus persica cultivar Lovell chromosome G3, Prunus_persica_NCBIv2, whole genome shotgun sequence encodes:
- the LOC18784451 gene encoding nicotinamide/nicotinic acid mononucleotide adenylyltransferase has product MDIPLPLSKLALHLVNRDDKDKKYVVLVATGSFNPPTYMHLRMFELARDALNSEGFCVIGGYMSPVNDAYYKKGLISAEHRIQLCHLACQSSEFIMVDPWEARQSNFQRTLTVLSRVKDFLSEAGLIPSESLKCMLVCGSDLLHSFGIPGVWISEQVRGICRDYGVVCIRREGQDVDTIISNDEILKENKGNIRIVDDVVPNQISSTRIRDCISRGLSIKYLTADEVIVYIREHHLYSNSNDM; this is encoded by the exons ATGGACATCCCTCTGCCTCTTAGTAAATTAGCTCTGCATTTGGTTAATCGCGACGACAA GGACAAAAAGTATGTAGTTCTAGTAGCAACTGGAAGTTTCAATCCTCCTACTTATATGCATTTACGAATGTTCG AGCTGGCGAGAGATGCACTGAATTCAGAAGGCTTTTGTGTCATTGGAGGTTATATGTCGCCTGTTAATGATGCGTACTATAAGAAG GGCCTTATATCAGCCGAACATCGTATACAGTTGTGCCATCTAGCCTGCCAGAGTTCAGAATTTATAATGGTTGATCCTTGGGAG GCAAGACAAAGTAACTTCCAACGCACTTTAACTGTTCTGTCTAGAGTCAAGGATTTCTTGTCTGAGGCTGGGCTGATACCCAGTG AATCTCTTAAGTGCATGCTTGTGTGTGGCTCTGATCTACTCCACTCTTTTGGCATTCCTGGAGTTTGGATTTCTGAACAG GTCAGAGGCATATGCAGAGATTATGGTGTGGTTTGCATTCGCAGGGAGGGACAAGATGTTGATACAATTATCTCAAatgatgaaattttgaaagaaaacaag GGCAACATAAGAATCGTGGACGATGTTGTACCGAACCAAATAAGTTCTACAAGAATAAG GGATTGCATTTCAAGAGGATTGTCGATTAAATATCTGACTGCAGATGAAGTAATTGTTTACATCAGAGAACATCATCTCTACTCCAACTCAAATGACATGTGA